A stretch of the Bradyrhizobium sp. CCBAU 53351 genome encodes the following:
- a CDS encoding cysteine-rich CWC family protein: MTNPQETSTPEPRRLTCSRCGAEFGCDLSGNCWCAEETAKLPMPVEGEDCLCRECLRKAAAEAVSAADRMQHRG, from the coding sequence ATGACAAATCCGCAAGAAACCTCGACCCCGGAACCGCGCCGCCTGACCTGCTCACGCTGCGGCGCCGAGTTCGGCTGCGATCTCTCGGGCAATTGCTGGTGCGCGGAGGAAACAGCAAAGCTGCCGATGCCGGTCGAGGGCGAGGACTGCCTGTGCCGCGAGTGTCTGAGGAAAGCGGCGGCGGAGGCAGTGAGCGCAGCGGATAGGATGCAACACCGTGGGTGA
- a CDS encoding DUF1800 domain-containing protein, with protein sequence MARDSQAALIALNRFGFGARGGASGDLINASSDPRGFVKAELARPSGVLLEAPGLQSTQQLGQAVFAYQDQVKQAREAAKAAAPADPPAPAEQKPALRRNLSLNAVATEIAGQMTDGKPADNAAKLETMQPGVAAPAAKAAPQPLNVIQKTFRAEALARLQRATLTTCGFTERLVVFWSNHFCISASKGELARIWAGAFEREAIRPHVLGRFADMLKAVEQHPAMLFFLDNQQSLGPDSRAGQNRKRGLNENLAREIMELHTLGVGGGYTQDDVTSLARIITGWTFAGRQGQLGPPGSFVFNANAHQPGPQTLLGKTYEPVGLAQGEAALADIARHPSAANFIATKFVRHFVADDPPPALVARLRDVFVKTDGDLKAMATTLVDSDEAWKAPLTKMRSPYDFLVASGRLLARVPEDPGAYLNNLNLLGQPLWSPAGPNGFPDTSAAWAAPEGMKLRLDIAAQMGARLGNNIDPLDLLEFAAADAASIETRRTIERAESRQQALALLLMSPEMQRR encoded by the coding sequence ATGGCCCGCGATTCGCAAGCCGCGCTCATTGCGCTCAACCGTTTTGGCTTCGGTGCTCGCGGTGGTGCCTCGGGCGATCTGATCAACGCAAGCTCAGATCCGCGCGGCTTCGTGAAGGCGGAGCTTGCGCGGCCCAGCGGCGTGCTGCTCGAGGCGCCCGGCCTGCAATCGACGCAGCAACTCGGGCAGGCCGTGTTCGCCTATCAGGATCAGGTCAAGCAGGCGCGCGAGGCGGCGAAGGCTGCCGCACCTGCCGACCCGCCGGCGCCGGCCGAACAGAAGCCAGCGCTCCGCCGCAATCTCTCGCTGAACGCGGTCGCGACCGAGATCGCCGGCCAGATGACCGATGGCAAACCGGCCGACAATGCAGCGAAGCTCGAGACGATGCAGCCGGGCGTTGCCGCGCCGGCGGCAAAGGCCGCGCCGCAGCCGCTCAACGTGATCCAGAAGACCTTCCGCGCTGAAGCGCTGGCGCGGCTGCAGCGCGCGACGCTGACCACGTGCGGCTTCACCGAGCGGCTCGTCGTGTTCTGGTCCAACCATTTCTGCATCTCCGCGAGCAAGGGCGAACTGGCGCGGATCTGGGCCGGCGCGTTCGAGCGCGAGGCGATCAGGCCGCACGTGCTCGGACGCTTCGCCGACATGCTGAAAGCGGTCGAGCAGCATCCGGCGATGCTGTTCTTCCTCGACAACCAGCAATCGCTCGGGCCGGACTCGCGCGCTGGGCAAAACCGCAAGCGCGGGCTGAACGAGAATCTCGCGCGCGAGATCATGGAGCTGCATACGCTCGGCGTCGGCGGCGGTTATACGCAGGACGACGTCACCTCGCTCGCGCGCATCATCACGGGCTGGACCTTCGCCGGCAGGCAAGGGCAGTTGGGCCCTCCCGGCTCCTTCGTGTTCAACGCCAATGCGCATCAGCCCGGGCCGCAAACGCTGCTTGGCAAGACTTACGAGCCAGTGGGACTCGCGCAGGGCGAGGCCGCGCTCGCCGACATCGCGCGGCATCCGTCCGCCGCGAATTTCATCGCCACCAAATTCGTCCGCCACTTCGTGGCCGACGATCCGCCGCCGGCGCTGGTTGCGCGGCTGCGCGATGTCTTCGTCAAGACCGACGGCGATCTCAAGGCGATGGCGACCACGCTGGTCGATTCCGATGAAGCGTGGAAAGCGCCGCTGACCAAGATGCGCAGCCCTTACGATTTCCTCGTCGCGAGCGGCCGGCTGCTCGCGCGCGTGCCGGAGGATCCCGGCGCCTACCTCAACAATCTCAATCTGCTGGGCCAGCCGCTGTGGTCGCCGGCAGGGCCAAACGGTTTCCCGGACACCAGCGCGGCTTGGGCTGCGCCGGAAGGCATGAAGCTCAGGCTCGATATCGCCGCGCAGATGGGCGCGCGGCTCGGCAATAACATCGATCCGCTCGACCTGCTGGAGTTCGCGGCGGCCGATGCGGCCTCGATCGAGACGCGGCGAACCATCGAGCGTGCGGAGTCGCGGCAGCAGGCGCTCGCGCTGCTCCTGATGTCACCGGAAATGCAGAGGAGATGA
- a CDS encoding DUF1501 domain-containing protein, whose translation MIDCVENRLLTSRRGLLLGGASFAAWAYLPKFARAADGRDPRLVVVILRGALDGLATVAPVGDPDYAGLHGSIALASDGAHPAIMLDSFFALHPAMPEFSRMYRDKRAAVIHAVATPYRDRSHFDGQDVLESGYAGPGRVQSGWLNRALEALPRGERVSSGLAIGPTTPLVLRGNAPTVGWAPVALPQADDDTAMRLVDLYRHRDPALATALSQGLQLEKAASGDDMKRKPGNAVAQMRQVARGAAKLMAADDGPRIAALAFDGWDTHANEGGPVGRLAFLLGGLDGALAEFESGLSERWRDTVVVVATEFGRTARINGTDGTDHGTGTIALLAGGAVKGGRVISDWPGLKLANLHEGRDLKPTADLRSVIKGVLQDQFGLSDRVLAQTVFPDSASAKPMKGLVA comes from the coding sequence ATGATCGACTGTGTCGAGAACCGGCTCCTCACCTCGCGCCGCGGTCTTTTGCTCGGCGGCGCCTCGTTCGCGGCCTGGGCCTACCTGCCGAAATTCGCGCGCGCGGCCGATGGGCGCGATCCCCGGCTGGTCGTGGTGATCCTGCGCGGCGCGCTCGACGGGCTTGCGACCGTCGCCCCGGTCGGTGACCCCGATTATGCCGGCCTGCACGGCTCGATCGCGCTCGCGAGTGACGGCGCCCATCCCGCGATCATGCTCGATTCCTTCTTCGCGTTGCATCCGGCGATGCCGGAATTTTCGCGCATGTACCGCGACAAGCGCGCCGCGGTGATCCATGCGGTGGCGACGCCCTATCGCGACCGCTCGCATTTCGACGGCCAGGACGTGCTCGAAAGCGGCTATGCCGGGCCGGGCCGCGTCCAATCCGGCTGGCTCAACCGCGCGCTGGAAGCGCTGCCGCGCGGCGAGCGCGTGTCGAGCGGCCTTGCGATCGGGCCCACGACGCCGCTGGTGCTGCGCGGCAATGCGCCGACCGTCGGCTGGGCGCCGGTGGCGCTGCCGCAGGCGGATGACGACACCGCGATGCGCCTCGTCGATCTCTACCGTCACCGCGACCCCGCGCTGGCGACGGCGCTGTCGCAAGGGTTGCAGCTCGAGAAGGCCGCGAGCGGCGACGACATGAAACGCAAGCCCGGTAACGCCGTCGCACAGATGCGCCAGGTGGCACGCGGCGCCGCAAAACTGATGGCGGCGGACGACGGCCCGCGCATCGCCGCGCTCGCCTTCGACGGCTGGGACACGCATGCCAATGAAGGCGGCCCGGTCGGCCGTCTCGCCTTCCTGCTCGGCGGGCTCGACGGCGCGCTCGCCGAATTCGAAAGCGGCCTCAGCGAGCGCTGGCGCGACACCGTCGTCGTCGTCGCCACCGAATTCGGCCGCACCGCGCGCATCAACGGCACCGACGGCACCGATCACGGCACTGGCACGATCGCACTGCTCGCCGGCGGCGCCGTGAAGGGCGGCCGCGTCATCTCGGACTGGCCGGGCCTCAAGCTCGCCAACCTCCACGAAGGCCGCGACCTCAAGCCCACCGCCGATCTGCGCTCGGTGATCAAGGGCGTGCTGCAGGATCAGTTCGGGCTGTCGGACCGCGTGCTGGCGCAGACGGTGTTCCCTGATAGCGCCAGCGCGAAGCCGATGAAGGGGCTGGTTGCCTAA
- a CDS encoding antibiotic biosynthesis monooxygenase: MYIAMNRFRVAKGSEAAFEQVWLTRDTHLDKVPGFVEFHLLRGPEAEDHTLYASHTVWTNYAAFEAWTKSEAFRAAHARAGDTKPAYLGHPQFEGFEVMQTVGRGAK; encoded by the coding sequence ATGTACATCGCCATGAACCGCTTCCGCGTCGCCAAGGGCTCCGAGGCCGCCTTCGAGCAGGTCTGGCTCACGCGCGACACGCATCTGGACAAGGTGCCGGGCTTCGTCGAATTCCATCTGCTGCGCGGGCCGGAAGCCGAGGACCACACGCTCTACGCCTCGCATACGGTGTGGACGAACTACGCGGCGTTCGAGGCCTGGACCAAGTCGGAGGCGTTTCGCGCGGCGCATGCGCGGGCCGGTGACACCAAGCCGGCCTATCTCGGTCATCCCCAGTTCGAAGGTTTCGAGGTGATGCAGACGGTCGGACGCGGCGCCAAATAG
- a CDS encoding aldo/keto reductase — translation MEIRNLGASGLRVSAVGLGCNNFGQRTDLETSRKVIHRALDLGITLFDTADIYSNMGGSETVLGTVLGDRRKDIVLATKYAKPMAEDGTKQGASRRYIMAAVEASLKRLKTDYIDLYQQHDYDPLTPIEESLRALDDLVRQGKVRYIGNSNFPAWRIAEAEYVARAMNVSRFVSCQDEYSLVMRDIEKDLLPAATEYQLGLLPFFPLASGLLTGKYRKGEAAPGDTRFGQTPRLRDRYVTPRNEDMVEKLQAFAKARGHSMLELAFSWLAARPQVSSVIAGATRVEQIEQNVKAIAWKLSAEDMAEIDKITLG, via the coding sequence ATGGAAATTCGCAATCTCGGCGCCTCCGGCCTTCGCGTGTCCGCGGTCGGGCTCGGCTGCAACAATTTCGGGCAGCGCACGGACCTGGAGACCTCCCGCAAGGTCATCCATCGCGCGCTCGACCTCGGCATCACGCTGTTCGACACCGCCGACATCTATTCGAACATGGGAGGCTCGGAGACGGTGCTCGGCACGGTCCTGGGCGATCGCCGCAAGGACATCGTGCTGGCGACGAAATACGCCAAGCCCATGGCGGAAGACGGCACCAAGCAGGGCGCCTCGCGCCGCTACATCATGGCGGCCGTGGAAGCGAGCCTGAAACGGCTGAAGACCGACTACATCGATCTCTATCAGCAGCACGATTACGATCCGCTGACGCCGATCGAGGAGAGCCTGCGCGCACTGGACGATCTCGTCCGCCAGGGCAAGGTGCGCTACATCGGCAATTCCAACTTTCCGGCCTGGCGCATCGCGGAAGCGGAGTACGTCGCCCGCGCGATGAACGTGAGCCGCTTCGTCTCCTGCCAGGACGAATATTCCCTCGTCATGCGCGACATCGAGAAGGATCTGCTGCCGGCCGCGACCGAATACCAGCTCGGCCTGTTGCCGTTCTTTCCACTCGCGAGCGGACTCCTCACCGGCAAATACAGGAAGGGCGAGGCCGCGCCCGGCGACACCCGCTTCGGCCAGACGCCGCGGCTGCGCGACCGCTACGTCACGCCGCGCAACGAGGACATGGTCGAGAAGCTCCAGGCCTTTGCCAAAGCACGCGGCCACAGCATGCTCGAGCTCGCCTTCTCCTGGCTCGCCGCGCGCCCGCAGGTGTCGAGCGTGATCGCCGGCGCCACCCGCGTCGAGCAGATCGAGCAGAACGTGAAGGCGATCGCCTGGAAGCTCAGTGCCGAGGACATGGCGGAGATCGACAAGATCACGCTGGGCTGA
- a CDS encoding GNAT family N-acetyltransferase, with translation MSLTVRSVTKQDYDQWLPLWDGYNAFYGRSGPTALAPEITHMTWQRFFDAYEPVHGLVAESEGKLLGMTNYLFHRSTTAIEPSCYLQDLFTLEAARGKGVGAALIHGVYERAKLAGSPRVYWQTHETNLTAQRLYDKVAERSGFIVYRKLF, from the coding sequence ATGTCGCTCACCGTTCGCTCCGTCACCAAGCAGGACTATGATCAATGGCTGCCGCTGTGGGACGGCTACAATGCCTTCTACGGCCGCTCCGGCCCGACCGCGCTTGCACCCGAGATCACGCACATGACATGGCAGCGCTTCTTCGATGCCTATGAGCCGGTGCACGGCCTCGTCGCCGAGAGCGAGGGCAAGCTGCTCGGCATGACGAACTATCTGTTTCATCGCAGCACCACCGCGATCGAGCCGTCCTGCTATCTGCAGGACCTGTTCACGCTCGAGGCCGCGCGCGGCAAGGGCGTCGGCGCGGCGCTGATCCATGGGGTGTACGAGCGGGCGAAACTGGCGGGATCGCCGCGCGTCTATTGGCAGACGCACGAGACCAACCTCACGGCGCAGCGCCTGTACGACAAGGTCGCCGAGCGCTCCGGCTTCATCGTCTATCGCAAGCTGTTTTGA
- a CDS encoding PAS-domain containing protein, translated as MRFGWRAISGPVLTAATLLLAMLFDRVIPMPSPAPLLVGIVALAGVLSGLASAVTTAAIAVIGATLFLLSRHGVSPSFADLVQLGLLAITAAGTAGITGLMRERLLGTFAAERRSHATAARLSAALDQVDIGIVLLDAETRAEFINRAFRDYFGLPDEIADGKPPFIALMYHGRDTGAFELPEDELGTFIAQRMEMVRTGDATPINIALRTGEVLRFVCAALPDGGRMLSYTPVTDLVRHTDAPASADYYRSLRDPAGRGLIRYLRVAE; from the coding sequence ATGCGGTTCGGATGGCGCGCCATCTCCGGTCCGGTACTGACGGCAGCAACTCTGCTGCTGGCGATGCTCTTCGATCGCGTGATCCCCATGCCCTCGCCGGCGCCGCTGCTCGTCGGCATCGTGGCGCTCGCCGGCGTGTTGTCGGGCCTCGCCTCCGCCGTCACGACCGCAGCCATTGCGGTGATCGGTGCGACGCTGTTCCTGCTCAGCCGCCACGGCGTGTCCCCCTCTTTCGCCGATCTGGTCCAGCTCGGCCTGCTGGCCATCACCGCTGCCGGCACCGCCGGCATCACCGGCCTGATGCGGGAGCGGCTGCTCGGCACCTTCGCGGCCGAGCGCCGCAGCCACGCCACCGCCGCGCGGCTGTCGGCCGCGCTCGACCAGGTCGATATCGGCATCGTGCTGCTCGATGCCGAAACACGGGCCGAGTTCATCAACCGCGCGTTTCGCGACTATTTCGGCCTGCCGGACGAGATCGCCGACGGCAAGCCGCCTTTCATCGCGCTGATGTATCACGGCCGCGACACCGGCGCGTTCGAGCTGCCCGAAGACGAATTGGGCACCTTCATCGCGCAGCGCATGGAGATGGTGCGGACCGGCGATGCCACGCCGATCAACATCGCCCTGCGCACCGGCGAGGTGCTGCGCTTCGTCTGCGCCGCGCTGCCGGACGGCGGACGGATGCTCAGCTACACCCCGGTGACCGACCTCGTGCGTCACACCGACGCGCCTGCAAGCGCCGACTACTACCGCTCGCTACGCGACCCCGCGGGCCGCGGGCTGATCCGGTATCTGCGCGTCGCGGAGTGA
- a CDS encoding glutathione S-transferase family protein has product MYKLYSMQRSGNSYKVRLALALLNVPYEAIEVDILRGESRTPDFLSKNPSGQVPLLEVGGDRYLAESNAILWYVAVGTPLAPENRIDRAEALQWMFFEQHALEPNIGAAYFWLSLVKGGRDLQTHSLEDWMERGYAALQVMENHLKTNAYFAARQLTVADIALYGYTHLAERCDFDLQTFPAIRDWLQRVEAAPGFVAMDWRPADIDDPASIAAGA; this is encoded by the coding sequence ATGTACAAGCTCTATTCGATGCAACGCTCGGGCAACAGCTACAAGGTCCGCCTTGCGCTGGCGCTGCTCAACGTGCCCTACGAAGCGATTGAGGTGGACATTTTGCGGGGCGAGAGTCGCACGCCGGATTTTCTGAGCAAGAATCCGTCGGGACAGGTGCCGCTGCTCGAGGTCGGCGGCGACCGTTATCTGGCCGAGTCCAACGCCATCCTTTGGTACGTCGCCGTCGGCACCCCGCTTGCGCCCGAGAATCGCATCGATCGCGCCGAGGCGCTGCAATGGATGTTCTTCGAGCAGCACGCGCTCGAGCCGAATATCGGCGCCGCCTATTTCTGGCTGTCGCTGGTCAAGGGCGGCCGCGACCTGCAGACCCATTCGCTGGAGGATTGGATGGAGCGCGGCTATGCCGCTCTGCAGGTGATGGAGAACCACCTGAAGACCAACGCCTATTTCGCCGCGCGCCAGCTCACGGTCGCCGACATCGCGCTGTACGGCTACACCCATCTGGCCGAGCGCTGCGACTTCGACCTCCAGACCTTCCCGGCGATCCGGGACTGGCTACAGCGGGTGGAAGCCGCGCCCGGCTTCGTGGCGATGGACTGGCGGCCGGCCGACATCGACGACCCCGCCAGCATCGCTGCCGGCGCATGA
- a CDS encoding pyridoxal phosphate-dependent aminotransferase yields MSFLAAALDRVKPSATIAVTDKARALKAAGRNVIGLGAGEPDFDTPANIKLAAIRAIEAGKTKYTAVDGIPELKEAIIAKFQRENGVTYKPNQIIVGTGGKQVLYNALMATINPGDEVIIPAPYWVSYPEMVALAGGEPVPVVCTAATGFKLQAEALERAITPKTKWVILCSPSNPTGAAYTKSELKALTDVLVKHPHVWVMTDDMYEHLVYDDFQFTTVAQVEPKLYDRTLTVNGVSKAYCMTGWRIGYAGGPAQLIKAMSTIQSQSTSNPSSIAQWAAVEALNGPQDFIPANNKVFKERRDLVVSMLNQAKGIECPRPEGAFYVYPSCAGTIGKTAPSGKVIANDEDFVTELLETEGVAVVQGSAFGLGPAFRISYATKTSDLEDACKRIQRFCGNLR; encoded by the coding sequence ATGTCCTTCCTTGCCGCTGCGCTCGACCGTGTGAAGCCGTCCGCGACCATCGCGGTCACGGATAAAGCACGTGCGCTGAAAGCGGCGGGCCGCAACGTCATCGGCCTCGGTGCCGGCGAGCCCGACTTCGACACGCCCGCCAACATCAAGCTGGCGGCGATCCGCGCCATCGAAGCCGGCAAGACAAAATACACCGCGGTCGACGGCATTCCCGAGCTGAAGGAGGCGATCATCGCCAAGTTTCAGCGCGAGAACGGCGTCACCTACAAGCCGAACCAGATCATCGTCGGCACCGGCGGCAAGCAGGTGCTGTACAACGCGCTGATGGCCACCATCAATCCGGGCGACGAGGTGATCATTCCCGCGCCGTATTGGGTCAGCTACCCCGAAATGGTGGCGCTCGCAGGTGGCGAGCCGGTGCCGGTGGTCTGCACCGCCGCGACCGGTTTCAAGCTCCAGGCCGAGGCGCTCGAGCGCGCCATCACGCCGAAGACCAAATGGGTCATCCTGTGCTCGCCGTCGAACCCGACCGGTGCGGCCTACACGAAGTCCGAGCTGAAGGCGCTTACCGACGTGCTGGTCAAGCATCCCCACGTCTGGGTGATGACCGACGACATGTACGAGCACCTCGTCTATGACGATTTCCAGTTCACCACGGTCGCACAAGTGGAGCCGAAACTCTACGACCGCACCCTCACCGTGAACGGCGTGTCGAAGGCCTATTGCATGACCGGCTGGCGTATCGGCTATGCCGGCGGCCCCGCGCAGTTGATCAAGGCGATGTCGACGATCCAGTCGCAGTCGACCTCGAACCCGTCCTCGATCGCGCAATGGGCCGCGGTGGAAGCGCTGAACGGTCCGCAGGACTTCATCCCCGCCAATAACAAGGTGTTCAAGGAGCGGCGCGACCTCGTCGTCTCCATGCTCAACCAGGCCAAGGGGATCGAGTGCCCGCGTCCCGAGGGCGCCTTCTACGTCTATCCGTCCTGCGCCGGCACGATCGGCAAGACCGCGCCGTCGGGCAAGGTCATCGCCAATGACGAGGACTTCGTCACCGAGCTGCTGGAGACCGAAGGCGTCGCGGTGGTGCAGGGTTCGGCCTTCGGCCTTGGACCTGCGTTCCGCATCTCCTATGCCACCAAGACCTCGGATCTCGAAGACGCCTGCAAGCGCATCCAGCGCTTCTGTGGCAATCTGCGCTAA
- a CDS encoding DUF992 domain-containing protein, translated as MRRSFIFAGLAAASLVASSVGGSAQQRMARVGVLECRGGASVGFIVGSVTHLGCVLRADGLPDDRYVATIRKVGLDIGITQETALAWGVFAPVDRLGPGDLSGNYAGAQGSASVGVGLGGNVLVGGSNNSIALQPLSVQGQVGLNVAAGLESLELRPGR; from the coding sequence ATGCGTCGTTCGTTCATCTTCGCCGGGCTCGCCGCTGCCAGCCTCGTTGCCTCCAGCGTCGGCGGCAGCGCGCAGCAGCGGATGGCGCGGGTCGGCGTGCTCGAATGCCGCGGCGGCGCCAGCGTCGGCTTCATCGTCGGATCGGTGACCCATCTCGGCTGCGTGCTGCGCGCCGACGGCCTGCCCGACGATCGCTACGTCGCCACGATCCGGAAAGTGGGTCTCGACATCGGCATCACGCAGGAGACGGCTTTGGCGTGGGGCGTGTTCGCACCGGTCGACCGGCTCGGCCCGGGCGACCTCTCCGGTAATTATGCCGGCGCGCAGGGCAGCGCCTCGGTCGGTGTCGGCCTGGGGGGCAACGTGCTGGTCGGCGGCTCCAACAATTCGATCGCGCTGCAGCCGCTCAGCGTGCAGGGCCAGGTCGGTCTCAACGTCGCCGCCGGCCTCGAGAGCCTGGAACTTCGCCCGGGCCGCTAA
- a CDS encoding elongation factor G: MGQDVRSPRGPRCIALVGPFQSGKTTLLEAILARTGAIPRAGSVDAGTSVGDAAPEARHHKMTVGLTAATTSFMGDSYTFLDCPGSVEFAHDMRAALPAVDAAIVVCEADEKKLPQLQIILRELEELKIPRFLFLNKIDRASQRIRESLAMLQPASRVPLVLRQIPIWKDDLIEGFVDLALERAFVYREHRASEVVALEGGNLDREKEARFSMLEKLADHDDALMEQLLEDIQPPRDAVFDDLARELRDGLICPVLLGAAARENGVLRLMKALRHEAPGIAETAKRLGVPETKDALGYVFKTLHSQHGGKLSLTRLLAGHLDDGATLQSASGGSGRISGILAVNGAYDTKRAAAEAGDTVALAKLDPVKTGDTVSNGKAPPAALAVTEPTPPVLAISIAATDRKDDVKLGQALARLHEEDPSLIVVQNAQTHDTVLWGQGEMHLRVASERLRDRFGIKLTSHPPGIGYQETIRKPITQRGRHKKQSGGHGQFGDVVLDIKPLPRGDGFKFTEKVVGGAVPRNYIGAVEEGVVDGLARGPLGFPVTDVQVTLTDGSYHSVDSSDLAFRTAARIGLNEGLPQCQPVLLEPIHVVEIVCPTEATAKINAILSARRGQILGFDTRDGWSGWDCVRAMMPEAEIGELIVELRSATAGAGSFTRQFDHMAEVTGRAADQIIAAHQHAA, from the coding sequence ATGGGACAAGACGTCAGAAGTCCCCGAGGTCCACGGTGCATCGCGCTGGTGGGCCCTTTCCAAAGCGGTAAAACCACACTTCTCGAAGCAATACTGGCGCGAACGGGCGCAATCCCCCGCGCCGGCAGTGTCGATGCCGGAACTTCCGTCGGCGACGCCGCGCCAGAGGCCCGTCATCACAAGATGACCGTCGGGCTGACTGCCGCCACCACGAGTTTCATGGGCGACAGCTACACCTTCCTTGATTGTCCCGGTTCCGTCGAATTCGCCCATGACATGCGCGCCGCGTTGCCCGCGGTCGACGCGGCGATCGTGGTTTGCGAGGCCGACGAGAAGAAGCTGCCCCAGCTCCAGATCATCCTGCGCGAGCTGGAGGAGCTGAAGATCCCGCGTTTCCTGTTCCTCAACAAGATCGACCGGGCGAGCCAGCGTATCCGCGAGTCGCTCGCGATGCTGCAGCCCGCCTCGCGCGTGCCGCTGGTGCTGCGTCAGATCCCGATTTGGAAGGACGACCTGATCGAGGGCTTCGTCGATCTCGCGCTGGAGCGCGCCTTTGTCTATCGCGAGCACAGAGCCTCCGAAGTGGTCGCGCTCGAAGGCGGCAATCTCGATCGCGAGAAGGAAGCCCGCTTCTCGATGCTGGAGAAGCTCGCCGATCACGACGATGCGCTGATGGAGCAGCTGCTCGAAGACATCCAGCCGCCGCGCGATGCCGTGTTCGACGATCTCGCCCGCGAATTGCGCGACGGGCTGATCTGTCCCGTGCTGTTGGGTGCCGCGGCGCGCGAGAACGGCGTGCTGCGCCTGATGAAGGCGCTGCGTCACGAGGCGCCGGGCATCGCTGAGACCGCAAAGCGTCTCGGTGTGCCCGAAACCAAGGATGCGCTCGGCTACGTCTTCAAGACGCTGCATTCGCAGCATGGCGGGAAGCTGTCGCTGACGCGGCTGCTTGCCGGCCATCTCGACGACGGTGCGACGCTGCAATCCGCCTCTGGCGGCTCCGGGCGCATCTCCGGCATCCTCGCCGTCAACGGCGCCTACGACACCAAGCGTGCCGCGGCGGAGGCCGGCGACACCGTGGCGCTCGCCAAGCTTGATCCCGTCAAGACCGGCGACACGGTCTCGAACGGCAAGGCTCCGCCGGCCGCGCTGGCCGTCACGGAGCCGACGCCGCCGGTGCTTGCGATCTCGATCGCCGCCACCGACCGCAAGGACGACGTCAAGCTCGGCCAGGCGCTGGCCCGGCTGCACGAGGAGGATCCCTCGCTCATCGTCGTGCAGAACGCCCAGACCCACGACACCGTCTTGTGGGGGCAGGGCGAGATGCATCTGCGCGTCGCCAGCGAGCGGCTGCGCGACCGCTTCGGTATCAAGCTCACCTCGCATCCGCCCGGGATCGGCTATCAGGAAACCATCCGCAAGCCGATCACCCAGCGCGGCCGCCACAAGAAGCAGTCCGGCGGCCACGGCCAGTTCGGCGACGTCGTGCTGGACATCAAGCCGCTGCCGCGCGGCGACGGCTTCAAATTCACGGAGAAGGTGGTGGGTGGCGCCGTGCCGCGTAACTACATCGGCGCGGTGGAGGAAGGCGTCGTCGACGGATTGGCGCGCGGTCCGCTCGGCTTCCCCGTCACCGACGTGCAGGTGACGCTGACCGACGGCTCCTATCACAGCGTCGACTCCTCCGACCTCGCCTTCCGCACGGCGGCGCGGATCGGGCTCAACGAAGGCCTGCCGCAATGCCAGCCCGTGCTGCTGGAGCCGATCCACGTGGTCGAGATCGTCTGCCCGACCGAGGCCACCGCCAAGATCAACGCGATCCTGTCGGCGCGGCGCGGCCAGATCCTCGGCTTCGACACCCGCGATGGCTGGAGCGGCTGGGACTGCGTCCGCGCCATGATGCCGGAAGCCGAGATCGGCGAGCTCATCGTCGAGCTGCGTTCGGCAACGGCTGGTGCGGGCAGCTTCACGCGCCAGTTCGACCACATGGCCGAAGTCACCGGCCGTGCTGCCGACCAGATCATCGCCGCGCATCAGCACGCGGCGTGA